AATAATACTCCATTTAGTGTACCATAAGAATGACATGATAATCAATATCACACTAATGTACTAAAAATGCATTCATTGGTTAAAATAGAGTATGGaaagtcccaaaaaaaaaaaaaaaaaaatccaaataagcTAATATCCATAATGTACAATCATAGGAGAGTGAAAACATTGTAATAGGAATGGTTTTAGACAATCGAGATTGACTGCAATTCGATCAACAAATTGTAGCCTGTTCGAGCCCCGAATAAGAGGATTTTGATGGGATCCACTTGTGTGGATAGGTATCTAGGCAGTCTAAAACCTATTTTGGCAAGTAGACCTCATCAAGATCGTCTCTCAATTAGTTGTCGAATTGGCTACAACTCGAGCAGATAATTTATTATGGCATCGTACTAATAATTAATACAAAGATAATGGGATAAGTTACTATATAACAAGGTCTCATACAAATTAATAGGGCTTCATCATATTTTTGAAACAATGAATAAATTATGTATTGCTCTAAActatgcaatatatatatatatatatatatatatatatatatatatatatatatatatatatatatatatatatatatatatatatatatatatatatgctagtaaaattcaaatttaattttaaccgATCTTTGTCCGAAATTAAATGAAGTGTCTTACTCTTTGCATTGTCCCAAAATATGTTGaagttggtttttttattttttatttttttaaaaaaatgaaagcatttatccattttagatttttagctattaaaaaaaacattgtcCTTTAAGAGAGAGTGGTAAAAACAAGAATTAATATTTCTTCTTAATACACCCAAAGACATTTTAGGAAGATTGTTGTATTTACCTTGTTTCACTAAATGCACGTCATGCAAGCATccatttattttgagaaatgctatttctTCAACTCCTTTCTAATTAAccttaacaactttttttaaaaagtcaatTATTAGATATGTAGAATTCACAttatagaaaaacaaatttaatgattagtttgaaaaaaaaaatgttgaatgaGAGTTGGAGATAACaagtctcttttatttttgagacGAAATAGAGTAATATTAGACCTCCTTATAGAATTACTAGACAAAATAACATTCCTTTACTTGTATTTGGTTCATGAAAAGCAACGCATATATAAGCTAAAAATtggtattaattttttacacacacgtatatatattagttttctTTGTATTATCTCATAATCTTATATTATAAGAGAATCCCaacttatttaataatttaaattgttATAAATTTAGTATTTAATGAAGAAACAAGTGATGGGTTGGGGATAAAGACACAAAACCCAATTTGATTTATATGATATTTTTCAGTTTATTAATGAAGTTGtttgttttctaaaataaattagACCATATCTTTATACACTCATGTGTGACATTTTATGTGTAGTCTTTGAGTtatattgaatatggtttaGATGTGtcaatgagattatcacacagaagattCAAGGCATAATACCTCGTAACTTATAAACTCTAGTTCATACTCGGTCATGGAATTGGACATTCCGTTTAATAAGATTAAAACATCATTATGGTCTAACTTGATCATGGAAGTGAAAATTTATGATCGATATGTTGGTGTGGTTACAATGCATTGAAATGGACCATATGAATTATTATTCTATAAACTACTATCAATTGAATAACTTAAGCTTGAGATTGCTTATAACATCGATTTTCAATCCTGAGAGGAATGTGAATTCAAATGTGAAGTGTAAGTCACTTTAATGCATTAATGAATGAGATATTTCATGGTCAAAATTTTGATGTGTTAAAtgatcacatgtagcattgtgggaacactaTTCCCCAAGATAGAATCTATAATCattttgattataatcaaaaaGATATgatggtgtgtttggtaaaagtTTTTGaattgagttttgtttttgaatagtaataagaagtgattgatgtgatataaagtaaaaataatttgtatgaaaaaataaaaaagttttgttttgtataggttttttattttatttgaatagtaataaaaaaaattattttgacgtgatataaaaagtgaaaaaggttATAATATTTTGAAGTCGACGTTTTTTTGAGAGATTTGAAAATAAGGGTAGGGTGGTTACCAAGTAGAGCTATGAAATATCCTATTAGAATAGATTTAATAGGAATTGATTATTTTAAGTCTCGGACTTGAGCATTTTAATAAGTAGTTACTAAAATAATATGTATTCAATGAAATATTGTTCCAAGAGTATAAGAACAATCAAGAGATTAAATTAGAGACTCAAGGATTAAGAGATAGTAAAATAAAGTGACAACAAATTTACATGACTTTAATTTCATTATGGATATTTCATGAAGGGGtcaaataaaattgtaaaaaatcacaatagctcttgattaatcaaaataaatactagCGCAATTACAGTTTTTCCACTACAATGTTTTTGTGGAAAAGTTGTATGGAAAGCAGGTCAGTTGATTGGCAAGCCGGCCCCGAAGCAAGGTATGAAATTAATAATAACAGAGAACAAGCCATGAGATGACACCCGTTGgagctagttttatttttcttttaagtccATTTTCAAACTATAATTATTACTCTTTTAGGCTTGACTTAATGGCATAAGGAAAAAAACTCCAAGTGGTCGTGTGATGTGTTGGTGGAAGACTTGGATTTCATAATCCTATTCTAAATAGGATTCACATGTCTATTTAAATGAGTCTTGcgtataatttcaatttttttcaatttcaacactccgtaagaattttccgttaaatcctatcaaaatttccaaactacccctcttttttttttaggaaaataaaattataggatttagatgtttgtcagaatttaacgaaattttgcaaaaatacccatgcttgaatatttgaaaatttttataatttttttttttaaaaaaataaacacaaggttattttgaaaattttgatagaatttaacaaaaaattctaacggggggttgaaatttaaaaaaaataaaattgaaagatggataccctaaactaacactttttaaattaggtacattttttcaaaagtgacgAAAGATTAGaagttataaatgaagttttccttttatgttttaaaaattctaATGCAATGTTTACATGAAGTTCGTTCCTTGGGAATTTTCcgttgtttttatataattaattgacATATGTGTTCCCAATAttaatgattttgtcaacttttttaatggtaaagactaatttgtttcttttttttttgcttatccCAAATAGTGATTAATCGCATTTAAAACTCGAggagctttaaaaaaaaaaagaagaaaaaaagaaagaccaaaaatacatttattaaaaaaataaataaaaaaatggaaaaaaaaaaaaaagagagaatgagaaagaaaaatatggaATCGAATGCAAGTGGGCAGTATGTTGTTTTGATAATGGAGGAATCATTGTGACAATTACATGTCAAAATGCTTTCAGCAGTGAAATTGTGCGTTGCCAAAATTCGGAATCAAACTTTATTCCATACGCTTGCCTTGCCATATCATATACGTTAAGCAGCGGctcatttctcttaatttaattaatcaatTGGACGGCGCCTTTAATCTACCCACTTCGCTGCTGccttaattaataattagaaGCTTCCTACCCCACATTTCcacaataaaatattattactcATTGACTTTTCTTTCTAATCAGTGATCAAcgaatataatataatattacaaAATTGTGCACTTTTTAGCACCCAAGAgaccattctttttttttttttccaacggGTCCCTTACTCAATGAAAAGGCAGATGCAATTTCAATTATAGGTCACTTTCAAAGCTTCAATGGAGTTTTCTCTATTTTCAGCACCAAGCCAACATCTTAACTCTAAAGcagtgtatttttattttattttattttatttttttaaggccACGGCTTGCCGTACTCCTTAGCTCAGTCCGTGCTAATTGAGGATAGAGATTCGGTGTAATATCTCTGTCATATGGAATAGGGTTTCTTATTTTAAGAAGgacaaaattgttttttttttatttttatttttttacaatttcgtCAATCTTAATAAAGAACCGGCTGccctccatttcatttgaaagagaaagaatatTTCTCTTGTCATATCGtactacaaaaaaacatgaaTATTGCACTAGATCTTAACTCTAAAGGGGCCGAActgcattgattttttttttttttttgaaggggccATCATACAAATTGGttaaaaaatgaccataaatatgttaaaaacaaattttaatcattttcttttatttatttcttgggGAGGAGGGGGCTTGGGAGGGACCAGaatcctctccagttgagagGAACTAGTGAGGAGCTGGTCATTTATACATatgggcatttttgtaattttacactgtaaaattacaaaaatactcttgTATATAAATGACCGGCTCCTCTCTAaatcaactggagaggatcttgATGCGCTTGGGAGGGGCCATGGCCGCTCCCAATTCCCTTTGACTCCGCTCCTCCTGATTGAGGATAAAGATCCAGTGCAATATCTTTATATCCTATTACactacaataaaacaaaaatattgcgCTGAATCTTAATCCGTGGTAATAAACATAACACTCTTTTATTTGTTGTGTTATTCTCGTCGTCTCCAATAAGCAGGCAGCGAGGGATATATAAACTTCATCATCCACTTCGTCATGTCTATCTATAAACTTCCCTTCAAATACTCAGCCAAGACACACTTGCggattaataataataagagaatCTATTATaatacaatttgaaaattttgattgctTAGCAAAATAACCTAAAAGACAAAATATATTACACTCTTTCATATGGATAGATTTTGGCATGTGTTCAAAATGTTAGTGATTCTCACGTGAAAAAGCACATGCTCTATTAAAAGGAGAATCATATGATCTATTAATGCTTCGTTTGTCtgagcgtaaaatattttttgaaaaatattttcggtatTTAGTGCAtcgaaaatgatggtcaacagaaataattttcagttttaccaaaaaaacctatttaaactttaaaaacgatttacagttttaaaaactgtaaatcgttttctgaatttaaactATTCATTCTTGCATGCACGTTGATGGGAATTTGCCATCGTCGTACATTGAAATTTGTTGGCAGCTGGAATTTGCGCTAAAGGTTTTCGAATTTTGGGATCCGAGCactggaatctggccatttgcaTCGAATTCCAGCAATACTTGCTGAATTCTAGCGATTCTAGCCATTTGCTCCTGATTCCAGTCCCGTCGCCAGAATTTGGCAATAGTAGTCAGATTTCGGCGAATCTGGATAGTACTGCCGGATTCCAGCCAATTTCTCTGGAATCTGGTTGCACTATGCAAGATTCTTGCGAAACTAGCAGGAATTTTTCCGGTTGGCGATGGAATCTGGCCAGTactgccagattccggccataATCACTGGAATTTCGTCATTAGTAGTTTTTTGCCGTTGGTAATTTTTCATACAAGCTAAACACCGAAAACTATTTTCagggaaattattttttctgaaaaatgatttcattgaaaatatttaccGACAAAAAACTTTTACGTCAAAATAAACGGAACATAAAAGTAGAATCacatttacttaaaaaaaaaaaagaattacatgTTCTATTAATAATACATATAAGAATCATATGCATTTTAGTCTTTTAAACACACTTCAATTTAATCaaccaaattaaaaataaaaataaaaatcaatctaGTTTGTGCATTGAGGAACATGGCACATGAACACCCTTActcttctaaatttctaatcaaTGCTTGAGGAGTTTTCCTTAGaaccaaaagataaaaatgaaactCCTGTATTCTTCCAATTGAAGCCTTTCATATTATTTGTTATCCTGATGTGATTTGATCGGCAATGCATCTTAGATTTGGTTGGTTGAATCACTTTGAACTTTATTAAAGTTGATCAAATAGCTATATTTGTTATATGGTATTTCTAGTAACTCTAAATAGAGATTTCAAAGTTTGTTCTTTAATCACTATATTTCCCTTTTCGAAACTGAAAATTCTCACCATGATATTTGATTGAGTTTATATAGCTCCTGAAACATTATTTTATTCTCAAGTACTTATTTATTCAccttcaaaagaaaaaccaaaaaatatttctttatatatatatatatatatattaaagaccGAAAAATACACGTTTTTTCATATTGATTGTTGTAGGTAGTTCCTAAGGACCAAATGTCAGTTGTTGTGTTTACTTTGTTAACATTTCTCAACAAATTTTTCAgcttatttttctctatttcataGATAGATATATGATCATTTTTTGCAGTTGTACGAGATATTTTTTGCCAATAAGGAGTGTTAGCTTTCATAAACTTATTAAACAAAACATGTTCCATTTGCATAAAAGGATACTCGTGGTAAAATATCATATGAGAAACAAACCCTCTTACCTTCTTATGATCTTAAGAAAAATTTGTACTGGAGCTTACACTGCCACCCTTAGAATCAAATGTAAGCACCTTCTGCTTCTTGTTAGCTGCTATGCCTAGAATACAGCTATTCAAGTGCCTATGAAACTGAGTTGTGGTACTCGAAGTAGGAATTCCAATGATGGATTTACAGTGAATGCATTGAGCTTTTTTAACACCGGCCAGATTACACTACTTCCTTAAAGCCCTTTCAAATTGGAGAAGTCTTCTTCCTCGGCTTCATTTCATAAGCATGCTTTTGAGGATTATTCTCCTGGACCTCCTCAACCACAAGAGCACCTTCTGCATTGGGGACAGCATCTCTACTAGGACCACCGCCACCAAGTGATTTAAGACTTTCAAGTCCATCATCATCCGATGTGATATTCATTAGATTTAGGTTCATATCAAGTGAACTTTTGTTTGAATCGTCTCCAATGGCTATTAGCTCGTCCATGGATAGTTTTTTAGTAATTGATTACTTGCATTAGAATAATAAACACAAACATATACagagcattaaataaaaaagaatgaataataaatcaaacttaaatatttaaatagcatcatATTCATACTACAAAATTAAATGGTAAATGATAAACAACATCAGATTGtatcattttttcttcttcgatTTTCTCATAATCCAAACAGAGacaaagagttgaaaaaaaaaatcataatatgttatatagagcatcaaataaaaaagaataaataataaaccaaacttaaatatttaaatagcatcGTACTACAAATTAAATGGTAAATGATAGACAACATCATATTGTATTATTTTGCTCAATTTTCTCGGAACCcaaacagagacatagaattgaaaaaaaaaataaaaaaatcatagtaTATATACCGGTTACAAAAAAGTTGAAAGAACCTAAACACTTTTCACATCATACATCAAACAACTGAAACAAATCGAACAAGGAAAAAGCTTTTTTAAAATACGCGTTTATAACGACTCACCCCAACGACATAATGTTGTTCGCTTTTGGGTCATTCGAATCAGATTTTCCAGGAGGTCATCCATCCTAGTATTACTCTCgtagaagcatgcttaactaTGGAGTTCTGATAAGTGAATGGTGCACACGTGGATCCCACTCcatgtgttttgtgttgtgcATAAATTATGTAAGAATATTTTTCACGTGGATCCCACCttgtgtattttgtattgtGCCCAAGTTatgcaagaatatttttttaaagatgaaaACAGATTTGTGGATATGcatattttaatatttgaaaaaaaaaaagaaaaaaagaaatgctttGAACATCCACTTACGAGGAAGCCTGATCAGGTACGCCTTTAAGCCTTTAAGGATTGCTGTCGGTTAACTACTTTTAGCTGCCACCCATGACCCATATCATATGTACGTACTACAAAAACTTGTTGCCCTGGAAAGCCGTATTCACTGCTGGCTGTCTACCCGATACTGCACGTATGCCAACATTATCCACCACCCTTTAAAGAGCATTCAATAGATTGCCTGTGGAACTATGATCAAGGCCATTTGAATTTTTGAACCCACCACTAATGGACAAGGATCTTGCCTATGAAATATGGAATACTccattgattatatatatatatacacacgcgCGGGGTTAAATACATACCTTAATCACTAGCtagtatattaaatttttaattttttgtaatgtcATCCTTcgattagggtttggggttaaatcaaatgaaaaaagagataaaatgacccccaaaaaaaataattccttacttaaaaaaaaaagataaagaaaaagaaaaagaaacaatggTGTTGTGACTTGTGGGTTTGGTCATGACCCATGTTTGGTCACAAGGTGACCCAATGCggatcactttttttaaaaataattagggATAAATTTGAATCTTTATAAAATGTTTAGGGATATAAAGATTATTTCACTCATTTTTCAGCCTAATTTAACCTTAAACTCTAATGAATGGGTGACATTCCAAAAATGaaagtttgatacactaaattgatagCTTTTGAACTTTAAGAGgacattgcaaaagtgatgaaaattcAGGAAGGTTAAGTGGAGCTTTCCCTATaaatttaaatcttaaaaataaaataaatactattaatttaatttgaaatggagagaatcttATTCCATCATTAACCGTCTAGTAAATGTTACACGCCACCTtatatctttcttttatctttcaaaaccgaaatatcttttaaaattatcattagatttgtaaTGAATCACTAttgctttcttcaaattttgtctttattatacaaaatagacatataacatttttataaattgggtcGACCGAACCCGTTTAGAGTAAATCTTTGTCCATAATTGATCACTTGAATAATAGCTTGTTTGATCATTATTAAGAAGacgagataatttttttttacctgaatttggaagactTTGCAAACTTCTGATGTAACTGGTTTTCAGTAGCAGCCGTTAGATGCAGTCGCAATGCATCTGTACGTTTTGAATGATGCACTTGAACAACTTGATAggaaagttaaaaataaaaaaaggaacaacTTGATAGGAAagtcataaaaaagaaaagaaaaaagaacaacttGATAGGAAAGTtgagatagatagatagatagattgTATGGTCAAAGGCATTGAAAGGACCAAAATTCTACCTTTTCTGAAGATAAGAAGTGTATGCTGGTTTTAGAGGATAAGATTAGGTGcaatgaataaatcaaaaagtCTTCATTACTAGGCCAACTTTGAATTGGTAGGTCACCTGTACTAGGATAAGGTTGAAGTGAAACCATCATTTGCAACTTCTTGCTTACTGATTGGGGTTGGATCTAATATTTTAGAGTAATACAAATTTATAGTAACTCTAATTTTTCAACGACCGTCGCCACCTTTCACTGTCATTTTTCTTGCCGTATCAACATGACCAGTCTTTCACCACCACCAATCCTAGATGTAGCCAACCACTCCAATAGCCACATGGTGTGGTTCGACCACTTTTAATTGGTCTTTGAAAAATGACAGAACCATTGTAGTGATTTAAAATGACATATTGAAGGCATTCGAACCACCCATATAGTCGCTGGAATGATTCGATCGCCTCAAAGAACCGGTAAGTGGGGTGGCTGAATACCTCTCTCCTCAGTCATAAATAAGTAAGATGATTGTACAATAGAAAGGTAAATAGTAAATACCTGtgtctctcattttttttggtCGACCACACAGATAAAAGTACTATTATGTCATGAAAGTAAACGATGGAGAGCAATAACTAACTATCAAAGTACAAACATGAGATTAATACGGATTTTTCTTACAGAAGTAAAGTTCCATGTGCCAAAAATGCCCTTGAGTAAAGCTATTGTATTACACGTGTCCTAATAAAAAAGCCACATCATCATTCTATATAGAagttacaaaaatatttttctatcttttatttCGTTGTTTGTCAGATAGAAGAACCTTTACCCTACTGATAACGAATCGTACCCTAACCTCCTCCTCAGAAAAGAATAGAGATATTGACCTGGATTGACAATGAATTTTTtggattatatttaattttcagcaaaagaaaaaatattaacaaacaattttaaatattaaaattcacaaaatacttaaaattattgttttctttatatCACACTTAGGCTCCGTTTGTATGtaaataaaatgttttccactggattttttttttttttttgcgcgtTTGGCGTGTATTGCGTACAGAAAatcatgaatattttttttttttttttttatattttttttcaatcatattaatctataaaaatgaaTTTCTATTTAcatcataaaatattaatataaaaaaattaatctaataaTTTGAGTTCTGATAGTGGTCTGGTTGATTCCATTCGGTAGTCCAACGATGGTAGTCTAATGGTGATACAGAGGTGGCATAGTGGTGATCTAGCCGTGGCTCGGTGGTAGTCCGATGGTGGTTCAATAGTGGTTTAGAAATGGCTTAATGGTGGTCCGTGCGTAGTAAGAGGTGGCTCGGTGATGGTCCAGAGTAGCTCAACAGTGATCTGGAGATGACTTGATGATGGTGTGGGGTGGCTTGTAAGAAATTTGTGTACCTCACCATCCACCTAAAACttgggttaattttttttttttttttgctttgcttGGAACAATAGTTAATAAAGGGCGTGCTACGTGATTGTGTCAATGAAGGgtaaacaattaaaataaactgatAAAATAACTCTTTCAGTGTTTACAATGACTACCGAATAAGCATTTTCAGCtataaaagttgtaaaaaacaaaaacttcaaaacataatgGAGAATGAATtcattgtaaataatttagttgTCCATATTGAAAGGAAAATTGAATAGAGTTTCAATTCAAATTCGATACTcaatgatttttgtttctttaaaagaGCGCATGTTGCGATTTTAGACACTTCGTGTGTGTGTATGtcagtatgtatatatatatatatatatatatatatattgcgttgttgatatatcaattttgacagatatttataaacttttatggatatattttttgtgatatACATATTGGGTAATAAATtacttcatttttgttttaaattgggttattattttttttcgttcagcccctaaattaatcattttctagATTCGCAACTGGTCACATCAGTACACAagtaaaaataacattaaaaaaaaaaaaatcatcataggAACCCATTGACtctttgttaatgttttttttttttttttttgaaaaaacgtttgaaaataattttgagtgttttatgttttaaaagtacaaataaatttgattactttgtgttttgaattgtttgataatatttttgttctaacaaaaagaaagaaaaaagaaatccatTACCTTGTCCACAAAAGTCAGTGAGTAGCAATATTATGCAAAACTGAAAGGTACGTATGCTCTCATATTAATTGGAGATGGAGTGAAATATACACGAAAAAAAACTGAGTCATATACCTTCAACATTACAAGTTATTTGGAAAAACTCATCTATAAAGGGAGGATTTCGTTTAGATCAAAGGGCATCATCCTTTTGTAGCCCACTAATTTAcgttaaaaaaaactattcagGCTAACGCTAGTTGGTCAAGAGCATACGTCCGGAGTGAAAGCTACATCTTTCACATCGTCAGAAACTTCAAGGCATTAAGACGTCTCTGATGAAACCTAAGCTCCATACTGTACTAAAATCTAAAATATGGCTGGCCTGAAACCTTCACTCCGGTGTTCTTACACACCCTCCCGGTAGAAGGAACCTAAACTTATCAGCATTTTCTATCAAGTAGGAAGGAAGATGAACTGCAGAAGCTGAACGAGGTATTGGTCCCATCTTTTTAATCAACTCTTGGAAGGTGTACTCTTCAGGTAGCATATCAAAGAGATCATCTCCTCGACAAATGCACTTCTGGATTCTGGATTGATCTAAAAATTCTCTCCGCTTCACACGATCTGCATGGCTATAAGCGGTCATCTTAAACACAAACTCCTGAATGCGCCGAAAACAAAAGCTACAATGCCATCCGGCGTTGGAGAGGAGAAGATCAGTTTGGCGTGAATGCCGGTAGAGGGTATGCGGACCGTAGATGTGTGCTGAGGCCCGCCAGCTGCTGTAGTCCACAGGGAACTCAAATGAGTACATGTAGTGCTTGAGCTCAAGATGCATTACAGGCGGCACCCCATCACACCATTGTACTAGTTTTGTAGTCTGTGGGCTTGGTATCTCATCAGTATCTGACATGATAAGAATGTCACCATATGAAATACCGGCAAGGCGAAGTAATCCGTTCATAGCCCTACGTTGCTGACCCTCGAGTACAAAAGGGTCACGTGATCCGCGAGCTGCTATTTGGCCATAGAATACATCATGGACAATCTTTTCCTTGGCAAAAGCAAATCGGGCCTGGTCTGAATCGAAGAAGAGAGGTTTGGGAATGCCTGTGAAAGTGGAATTGGACTCGAGGATTACAAACTTTGTGACATAGGGATAAAGCTCGCGCCACCTGATCTCCAGTATGTCCAATTCATTGCTGAAGATGACGGCATCAAAAACACGGCGGGGTTCGGAGCGCAACGACCAGCCATGGAGGCGGCAAAGGTGGTCCATTGATACGTTTTCTGCATAATAGTGTGGGAGAACTTTGAAAGGGGGCGGGGGCCTGTCCCAAAGTGGTCGGAAAAAATAGGATATTTTCTGGCCATAGGTGAAAATTCCAATCACACAGATGGGAATAAGTATCAGGAATATGATGAATAGGAACTTAGGTGGTGGTCGTCTAGAGATGAGACGGAGAGGTCTTGCTGCCATGACTTGAAGGAGGATGATTGGGAGGGGAAGTACTTAACATGCTAGTGCCAATTCAACTACCGGAAAAATCAAGGCTCTTCCAATCTTGTTCACCTGCATAAAAGCAACATCTATGTTAGAGACTAATAATTACCTCTACATAAAATTACGTAGAAGCTAGCCAGTTTGGCCAGCATTTGGCAATATGtagaaaacagaggaaaatgCCTACAGAAAGGAACTTTTCCAGTACAATCTCGTTCAATCATCAAAGCACAAGCAATCCCTTCTCCAATATGGACGGAAAATTCGCAATATATTATCATTCCTACTTTTTAGACAGCCAAATGATTAAAATCCTGCATGAAGTATACCAGCCTTTATGTGTTTCTTTTGAAATTGGTCTACAGAATAATAATTGGTGCATACACCCCAAATGCCGGTGCAAAGCAAAAAATGTTGGAATCACAGATTACTTTTTCAATATTAGGACAGATCACATGGGTGAGAACATTCAAAATCTCATAGCAAGAACTTAAAAGGAGATAGAAGAATAGTTTGCCAGTAAAAATAATTTCGAATTTTCCATACTTACCATAGTGCCTGCACTCATCTTATCAATCGCATTGGATGTCATTTAAATGAGAGCTCTGTGGAGgaccattttttattattaattattaaggcCAAGCCAGAAATCTGTTAACTACTTGTTATTTGACCAATGTTTAGATGCAGCCCTATGTAGTCCGTGATACTCTGGCATCTCTTCTTGCATCTTTCCTTGGCATAGGTAATACAACATGATTTACTTCTTTATTTTGTTGGTAGGGTTGGAACCTAAAGTGTAATCCATCCCATCCTAT
The Alnus glutinosa chromosome 14, dhAlnGlut1.1, whole genome shotgun sequence genome window above contains:
- the LOC133856629 gene encoding uncharacterized protein LOC133856629, translated to MAARPLRLISRRPPPKFLFIIFLILIPICVIGIFTYGQKISYFFRPLWDRPPPPFKVLPHYYAENVSMDHLCRLHGWSLRSEPRRVFDAVIFSNELDILEIRWRELYPYVTKFVILESNSTFTGIPKPLFFDSDQARFAFAKEKIVHDVFYGQIAARGSRDPFVLEGQQRRAMNGLLRLAGISYGDILIMSDTDEIPSPQTTKLVQWCDGVPPVMHLELKHYMYSFEFPVDYSSWRASAHIYGPHTLYRHSRQTDLLLSNAGWHCSFCFRRIQEFVFKMTAYSHADRVKRREFLDQSRIQKCICRGDDLFDMLPEEYTFQELIKKMGPIPRSASAVHLPSYLIENADKFRFLLPGGCVRTPE